The following DNA comes from Solea senegalensis isolate Sse05_10M linkage group LG10, IFAPA_SoseM_1, whole genome shotgun sequence.
CAAAGCCACGGCTGGTCTGCTAGTCTTCATACACAGGACGCTGTATGTGGAGGATTTGTCTTCGATTATGGGCGCTGGGTTCAGGTTACTTCAAAGAgtcagcagagagagaacaaattGTTAGATTACATCGGTCACGCAGAGGTTTTCCAGGAATGACTCTGTTTGAGTTTGGCAAAGAGTTCAAGGTTTCTCGTTCACATTCCTGCCAGTCAGAGGGTTCAACAAACTGCTGTATGGATAATGTAagcatacagagagagagaggatccTCCAACCACTCCATACGGCCCATTTATAATATCACATTAGATGCATTGAAGGCTCTATTTGTGTTGACAAGTAGTGAAATGCTTAGGTTTCAAAGTCCAGACCTTAAATCTGCCGTTAAAGTTGGTTagataaaaatatcaaatgacaCTTGCTTGATTTTAATCTTGGTTACATGTTCTCCCACAGTCTCATCTTGTCTCTGGAGGCCAAACTCAACCTGCTGCACAACTACATGAATGTAACGTGGATTCGAATTCCATCTGAAAcaagggtattttttttttctttcttgttcacGTGTCATGTTCGTCATGGTTAATTTATTCCTGGAGAGACAACCTCCATTCCAGATGAGCTTAAAACCACAGAGACCAATCAGTCACTGTCAGTAAAATCATTTTCACCGTCTGTACTGACTCAAAATACAGGGAAATTAGTTCTTGCGTGGGAATTTTTAACTGTCCACTGAGAAACAAGAGATGAAGGCTGTCATCAGCTACCATGTTTTGCGTTTACTTCATTTCTGCTGtgcttgtgtctctgtgcaggCTCCACTGGCTCAGCCAGAGTCTCCCACAGCCTCTGCAGGTGAGGATGTCCAGTCTTTAGCTGAGTCCATGGACTCTGACCGTGAGTCTGTCGGCAGCAACTCTAATGTCAACACTGGCAAGCCCAGTAAggagaacaaagacaaagacaagcaGCGCAAGGACAAAGACAAGAGCCGAGCTGATTCTGTAGCCAATAAACTAGGCAGCTTCAGCAAAACCCTGGGAATCAAACTGAAGAAGAACATGGGAGGTCTGGGTGGCCTGGTGCATGGCAAAATGAACAAATCTAATTCTGGCTCAGGTCGTAGTGGGGAGAACGGAGGGGAAAAGGTCAAGAAGAACAAGACAGTCAAGGGAAGCAAGGAGGAGTCAGGTCAGTCCACCAGCTCCACCTCTTCTGAAAAGGCCACTAGTCCCTCTCCTACTGACAGGGACAGACCCTCCAGCTCCTCCCCCACCGAGAGACAGGACAGCGCAGGGAGAGTCTCAGGGGACAAGACCATGGAAAACTGGAAATATAGCACCGATGTCAAGCTAAGCCTCAACATCCTGCGGGCTGCCATGCAGGGGGAGCGCAAGTTCATCTTTGCGGGTCTCTTGCTCACCAGCCATCGCCATCAGTTCCACGAGGAGATGATCAGCTACTATTTGACTAATGCCCAGGAACGATTTAGCCAAGAGCAGGagcagaagaggaaggaggCCGAGAAGAAGCCCCCTGCCAATAATGAGGTGGCCGCAAAAAAGCCTGAGCATGAGAGTGTCTTCCAGAGGGAGAGATCGGACAGCTCGCCTCCGGAGAGCTGCTCTCCTGTCCTGCCCCATCACACCCACTCTTACAGCTACAACTCACAGCCTCCGCTGGGTCCTAAGATGCAGGGCCGGAACAGTCCCACTCCCGCAGCCACCCTCATCTCTGTCCCAGTGCCTCCCCTCACACCACCTACAGCCTCGCACCACGTTCCTCACCCAGCCCCAGCCCCTGCGCCTTACTCCTCCCCCAGTATTGGTGCTAAGAGACTTGGGCCTGTTCCTGTGTCTGCCCACTACAGCCATACACCGCCCATCCAAAGGCACAGTGTGATTCACATACAAGATGTCAACATGCAATCCTCCATCTTCCAAGCTGACCCCTATAAGCCTGTGGTGGGCACACTAAAGACATGCGCTACCTACCCCCAGCAGAACCGCACGCTCTCGTCGCAGAGTTACAGCCCCGCTCGCCTGTCAGGGGTGCGCACTGTTAACACCATGGAGACGCTGTCCTACAACATGCCGGGTGAACACAAGTCCCACACCTACACCAACGGGTTCGATGCGGGAGACATTCAGGATTGCCTGGAGTTTGCTGACGAGGACAACTCGTCTCACACCTGGCTCAACCAAGACAAAACCAAAGGGCGGAGCTCTGGAAGCCCTTTGTACTGCTTTCAGCAGCGCCGCTGCAAGAGGGAGAACTGCTCCTTCTACGGCAGGGCAGAGACAGACAACTACTGCTCCTACTGCTACAGGGAGGAGCTGAAAcgcagggagagggagagcaaaGTGCAAAGGCCTGCATAGCCATCACCGCCACTTCAGCATCACACATCAGCAAGGCCAAAGGAGACTTGAGGGAACAACACCATCTGCACTCTGCATTTAGAATACCATGATGGCAAACATTTTCCTATTTTGTTGAAGAATGCTCTTGTATCCCTGTCACCCTTCCCTTGTTGGTAAAGGTTATTACTTTATGATGGGGGAAGCAGAACTTGACACAGTGAGCAGCTTTGGCCAGATCTTGTgctactttatttttatttctgtctcacTGAATTTAAGTCTTTTACTTGTTTTAGAGTAAAAGTCATCTCTGCAATGTAACTCTCTGTATGTGAGGGAAAgttctctatttatttttttttatttttttgacgtTCAAATGTGGAAGGAACATTTTCGCTcttttaatcagtttgaatgcAATACCTCTACTTGGTTCCTCAAAATCTGTGGACAATTTGTAGTTGTTTTGCAATCATAATAAATTTGATGGGAGAATAATATTAGACTTTAAAGCAATAAATTAGTGATTTTTGCTATTCCCTCTCCCAATTTTGTCTATGCACCAATAATATAATTACTGTAGGTTATCTGTGTCTTGTAATCTGTGAAGGATCGTCACGGTGTGCTTTTGTAAACAATTTGAACGACGGGAATTTAAAAAGTGTAAGCTTTATAGACTGTACGGTTGGATTAGCAATGAAATGTAAAACTCATTTGTTCAGTGTTAAGCTCTGTCGTTGCCACAGTTCCCAGGTGTGAGAATTGAATGCAAAATATTGTGCAAGGTAAGATCATTGACCTCTGCAAGACCACAAGCACTGCCAAactggcttcttcttcttctcctccttcaagaaaaaaaagaaagaaatcttgAATTCAAATTTTCAAAAACGTTGGTGTGCCAAATACTGAACAATGTGCATAGGACAAATTTCTTCCCCCtaaaaatgcagtgttttatGGTGTGTTTCTCTGCGTCGCCTGTTAACTACTTtattcagtcagtgtgttagATGAGATGAAGTGTAGTTAGTGAGAGCAGGCCCAATGCATATTTGTCTGGAGTGTGATCCCGTGTCTCTTCTCCCTCTACACCGCGCCACACGACGTGCAGTCATGCTATCAGCACTATGTGGTGATCTGCAGTATAGGTGTGTCACTGACCCAGTGTGAGATTGTGTTCTTATTCCATTTGTAGAGGCCGTTAAAAGAAGCACCTGCTGCTACGAGCACCTCAAGCCTTTGTGATCGTCAGTGCTTTAATCAATCAGTGGGTTTTTGTAAAACCCCGGGCCTCCAAGTGCTTTCTGCTCATTTGACATGACTACTGTAAAGAcgcagtgtttgtgttgctgtttgttctGGTGATGCTTGGATAATGTACCATGCTGTCCTTAACTAAGTGTGTCCTGGCCAAGGATGTCCACTGCTCCCTTAGTtcacttctgtctctctctcctctacaCATTACAGTATTGCTCCTACTTGTTTCTACTGTATGTGACCAGTTCATGGACTCCCACCATGTTAGGACTGTAAGATATGATTTTGTATTCCTTTAAGAGTTTTACACtactttaaattattaatttgcaCATTAGGTacagatgtaaatataaaaaaaaatagtttattgttacaaatactgtgtgtctgtcatttttgttgtgtttctttttccagaTTAGGGGATATTTTGCTGTTCTGAGAATGTTCTTCCCGTTTTCCAGGAGCGGGGCCGATGAAGCAGATGATGATTATAGGTGACGTTACCATATTATTGAAGTGGAACTGTGGTTGCAAAGTTGAACGCAGTAATTCTCAGTCACACAACATAATCAAAGGGAGCACTTTACAGCACAGTAGCGCTGCATCATGCTCATTGTCGAGGACTTGTGAATTCCTCCAATGTTACACTCAAAAGTAATTTTATCCTCAGCCTGTTCTCGAgagaggtttttaaaaaaaactgcgtTAAATTCAAGGATTTGACAGAACAAAAATGTGGGGCTTTTGTGTTCTAAAGATGTGTTATAACAAAATGTGCTATTTTGAGTAGCTTTATAATAGCCAGCATCTGGATATCTCTGCCTCTTCtgcaccatttattttttttatcatttttttaatcaagtctCCCCATCATAATGCAGCCATTTAGCAACCAGTTAAATACCCATCTGCTGGGGAAATAATGATGTCTTTTTAGCagagctttattgtcattgttaaaaataaataaataaatacagaattaCAGAGGCCAACCCACACAATATGTACCAAAGTAGCAACATATACAAAAGCCGTCACAATAAACTGTCATCTCAATAACAATAGATGGCATGGTAATAATTATTTTGCACACTGAAGTTAATTAAAAGCATAAAAGTACTGGATATTGTAAGCACTTACAGTAATAGAGTGCCCAAAGGGTTAAATGACACACCTTCAGTCTGCAGACAGTTTACAGGCTTCCCGTGAAACAAGCTGCAAGTTTACAATTACCCTGACTCGAAAGACAACATGTTTTCACAGGCTGTACAACCTTTAAACTGTAATGAAAACTGTACATGAAAGAGTGCACTGATTTAtaagattattattgttattatcatcgTCACTGACGAAAGGTTGGTTTGACGCCGTGCAGCAAAACGGGCCTTTGGAAAGTCTTCAAGTGCGTTAATGTGAAACCTGATGGAATCCAACTTTGCTTGACATCATTTAGAGCGGTTCAATCATGTATTTGTCACCGGAGATAATGATTACTTACTTAcctttttttgcaaatattgaTGGTCTTCACAGGATCTAATGACCCTGGCGAGCTCTGTAATTATCAGTTATTGGTGATGGTACCATGTCGCTTTACGACTAAACatctgaaagtaaaacaaagccACACCTGTGCTTTATATTCGGTAACAAGGAGCTGCTGGGTCGTCTGCAGACACTACTGTAAGCCACCATTAAACCGTAAAACTCCAGCAGCTTCTCAAAGTCATCTGAGGAACAAATGTCCTGGAAGAGAAGTGTAAACATAGCAATAAATTAACCTCTGCGCTGTTTTTGCGAGAACTCTCAAATGCAGTTTTGTCTTTTCCAATAACCTTCGTATGACAATATATAATCTGTGTTGGATGAGTGTGAGTGGGTGGGAGGTTCTGCTCTGTGGGCAGAGGCCTGTGAAAGTGTGGGATGAGTTGCATACTTCTGACTTGTGAGTGTAAAGTCTTGTGACAAGGCTGCTCAATATGATCATCGGTTCTAGACTGTGGCTGCAAAATAATATCCAGAGACATGTAATGTGTGAAAGATGAATTACATCTCGACTTGACTTCTAATGCAAGTCGCACAATAGCATATGTGGGTTTCTTTCTTCACAGTAACACATCCCAGGCTCGTGTATCCTGCATCTTCCGAGTGTTGAATGGGAGTACATTGTCTTCTCGCTTGGATCCCCTTTTCTCAGAAGTTCCTTTGAATTTGCATGAGGGAACTCCCTCTGCTTTTCACAGCAACAAAGAGCTCTATCAAGGAAACAGCAGCCATTTGGCAGACAGCTCATGCTCTCAAACAATACAGCACAGCCACCATGTCGTcaaagtcactcactcacttcctgACTAACTATCATGATATCGCCAGAACTTTTCCTCAGAATTTCCCTCCTTCCCAGATGCATCTTTCTCCTTGCTCATGTAATAAGAACCCGTGACATGCCTTAACGTCACACAATAGTtcataaatattgatttttgtaTGGGCGGTTTCACCCATTTTCTTcgcacttggtcaaatgaagaataaacttaaaatcataatgatgctgctgtggttgttgaattcacattctattacagaggTGGAATAAATATGGCCATTTTCTTtggatttgtttgattttttccagatcttttattcataaaacttgacagaaacacagtaagtGGGTGTCTTgggcagtgtagggcttttatttatttatttttcagcgtcctctgttgttgtgggaatagACATGTATcacagatccactgtctgatgatggaataacacatttatctctggaaactagtaaaaaaaaaaaaaactatattttgGGTGAAGCAGCCCTTTAAGACAACACAATTAAAACGTGGCACAATTGCATTTAACCATGCATACACAAAACGTcgatcctttttttccctctattcTCAACAGCCTTTCTCGTATTTACAGTGCTGTTTTAAGCAGGATTGCTGCCTTTGatgtctgtgctgcagtgaaTAGTAACACCAAACCCCTCCCTACCTTCCATATCTAAGCCTGGTCCTCCTCCAATATCTGAGCCCATTCCACAGGATCTAGTGGCAGCCCTGCCATGCGCTACATTTGAGAGTGGGTGGCATCACATGGCCCTTCAGCCTGTTTTCTGGGGCTTGGcatggaggaagaggatgggCATGggcacatacacgcacacacatgcacacacatgcacacacaggccCCTGTGTGatcatggctgctgctgctgaacacatctctttgttttctgtggaTTCTTTCCATTGCCTTTCAAAGTCAACAATGCCCACACACCTCAGTGGAGCATAGACCCTTTTCCAGCCTGCAGAACCTCCCACGCTCTGGACTGTGAGTGAGTCCAGCTTGGGTGAATCAATCGGTACTACCACCAACCTCCAACCACCCACCCCCTCATCGCTATATTCCATCCCCCACATGCTGTACCGTACTTTTTTTCTATGGTCGAGGTTCTCGCCAGTCTGTAAATACCTGAGTCGGTGTGGTGTCAAGAATCTCACCTGGAGATACTTGACACGCTCTCGTGTCTGATGCTGATGATCCTCAGAAAGGGGCGGACCTGGAGTGATAAATCAGTCAGAACTGAAACCACCTGCCCCCACATCCTGTCTGCAAGGCGATACCAGCTGAGGTGTGGTCTCAGCACTTTGTAATTTGCCAGCAATGTAACTCACTCTGGTGGAGAAAATGTGTcatccctaaaaaaaaaaagaagaaaaaaaaagatagaagcCAGATAGAAGATACTGTATGTCTCATGCAAACAAATCTTGGAATATTGCAAGATATGTGGGAATTACCACAGCCAGGGACGACTGAGACTCTGCTGTTGCatgaccagcagctccacagcATTAGTAAGAAGTAGCAGCTTCGTTTCCCAGTCATATTCGAAGCGTAgcacagtaaagaaaaatgGGTTAAAAGTGCAATGTGCAACATTTTGAaaggtttattggcaggaatTGAATAATCTATCTACAGcagttttacagttttccaCAGCAGCTGATGGACGATAGTGCCTGACCACATGTAAGTACAGGGGTAAATACATAAATGGTTGTGCCAAACCAATTTGGGAGGTGGACGTAGAGGCATTGTCTCGAGTCTCCAATGCCTCTCCATTCTACCCACCCAAACAGTGCAGTCTCCACTGCTTATGCTGGCTTTCCGCTTGTCGAAGAGCAAAGAGGAGTCCATGCACATGTGGCTAACGCTGTTGTTGTATGGTAGTGCGCGGAGGGGGGAGGTGACGTAAGGCGGGGACGACTGTGGTCAGATAGCAATGGGATGACGATGTGAACACTGGAGACGCATGTCAGTATAAATGCATGTGGTCAAGAGcgatctgatcacagaaaagaGGGACATCCTTTCTGGAATGCAAAGGCCACCACAGAGGTTTGTTCTCAAAGGTCCAACGGTCTAAACGGTGAGACTTCAGAGTCGAACAAACAAAGAGGATTCCTCTGCTCACTCCTCCCTTTTCCCAAGTGCATctgggaactatggtggcctttgcataccagaaaacatgtaaacactctttcctAACTCTCTGCTGTCTCATCCTCCTTCTTCATTGGTTTTTGCACCTGGTTGATTTTTGTTTATAAgcaattaaacacaaaatactCTTGGATATAAACCCTGCCTgttcgcacacacacatttaaacacaagtCCTGGGAACATGCTGACTGTGATGGCAAATCAAGTTGTGTGCCGGTGCCAGGGGTGGCagcttgtctgtctgtgtagcGTGGCATGCTGGTGGCTCCAACCTGCTGAGAGACAGGAGGAGTGCAGATTGAGCAGGAAAAACACCAGGCTCCTCATCAAGAATGttgtctcctccttttctcttccTGTCTCCCTCCACATTGCATAAgtctctgtgagcagcagcaggaaagacCACGCCTGTGATCTTTTCTGGTGCTGTGGATCACGTTCGGCTTAGGAGAGGATCAAGCTCAGATCTGTCACAGCTGCAGTGAATGCAGAATGAACGGGAAATGTTTACTCTGGATTACAAGTGCGCTTTCCACAGGGTTGAGCTCAAGTCTTCGTTCTTCTGAATATGCACTGGGTTCCTACAGGAAACGTCACACTGTTTATCAGTCCATTTGGCCTGAAATACAACGAGGAAGGAAGGAGTACCCAGCATTGCAATGCCCCACCCATTGTTGATACCCCAGCAGTTACTGTAAATATTTGCATGTGGAGAACAAGGTGTACTTCCTCATACAAGAATAATATTGACGCCTGTGAGAAAAGTTCGTCTGTCTGAGGAGGATGGCTCTTTTTCATAGCTTCAAGGTCTGAAATGTATCCTCAGTGCAATGTCAAGAAAGTTTGGACACCAAAGTtagataagaaaataaatcacatgcaATCAAACACCTGTGCTCTGTTCAGTATACTCTATCTTTGTAAGACCGACCTTTTTCACACACCAACCAAGCACaagagcagtgggcagcatttACTGCATCTGCAGCCATGGAATTGATATTATAAACACATTATAAaggtgttttgatgttttgagtGATAAAGTCATCCTGCAGCATTGCAGCAAgaaaacaagggcctttctgcgtggagtttgcatgttcccccctgtgtgtgtggggttttctccgggttctccagattaggtgaattggactctctaattccaccggctctactcgcctcgcctcgcctcgacACGACACggttaggttgcatctccactacctACTCAATATAGGCGGAGTTATcgctgcacggctgcgtgaaactgcggtgactttgttttttacgcgacaccagactcctggtaattgttggagattaacccacgtttttaggattgttaagtagttttaacttagcagcagtttggcactgtttagcttgatttgtgtgtgggacgtctcttcctgtgacgacagtctgaccaatcatcgcatagtacctataCTCAGCATGCTTTTGGAACCTcaccggagcaggtactaaaaatatgctagtggaaacgctacttaaaccgtgcctatgttagctgagattggcacagccccccctggtagaagatggatggttgGTTTCTAAACTCtcatttaacttttaaaagAAAGTCCTTAGTGATCTTAAACAATTTGCTTACTGGCCTTTTTCATTTCCCACATCAACGGAAAAGTATGTAAGCGAGTATGAAGGACGCAAACATGTTTGCTGcttattttatgaatttatttccaAATGTAAACTTCACTATTTCATGCATACAAGTTATGACAACATACATTATTCAACCATctgttatttttcatatttgcaTAGGACATGGTCACAATATATTTTCtaacatgtaaaaaaagtaaTGCCATAAAAAAGAACAGCAAAGCAGCTATAGACCAGCACATGAAAAGTTGTGTGGAATCCAAGCAACTGTACAACTGTAATACTTGAATGCAGTGATTTTGGTTTgctgtgagagaaaaacaaaatgacacctGAAGGTTAGAGTGAGGTCATAGAAGAATGTACTGGCCATAGCTGAGTCAAGAGATATTTACAGATTAGATTTTACTGGTGCTGAGAGGGAGAGCAGCACCATGGAGTCACTACAACAGGCAACTGATGGTGATGGGCAGAGGAGAAACACACGGAGGTGTCGAGAGAGCAACGGTACACTGTAGGGAGGTACACTGAAGACAAAcagcacaggaaacagaacCAAAAGGCCCTTTGTAATCAGAGAGAGGTCACTGACAGCACTGTGTGCTACATAATgtgaaacagaagagaaaaaaacatcctttcAGGGGTAAAATCACTTGAGTAAAAGACTTTTGTTGGGATTCTTTTCAAGAGCCAACTCAGCACAGTGTCACTTGTGGCAGTTGAGCGAGAGCACACGGTCAGTTTAAGGGCACTGACGAATATCACTCAGTCTCTTTAGTTTCTCGTCTTTTACTCGTTTCCTTCTGCTCctgtattaataaaatgtttttgttttttttttcttgtagaaAAAAGGTCCATACCAAGCACAACATCCACCGATCAACACTTACAGCGTGTAAAGTTGAAGCCAGGCTTTCAAACCGGATTTGGCTCAACATTACCGCAACATTCATTTTCCCTTCAAAGCCTTTGGTAACAACTCGTGACTGTGGAGCCGCTGGTGAGCTGGGAGTACTCAGGAGCTCAGGGCTCAACCATCCAGTGCTTAAATGGCTGCTTTTAAACATTATTCCCACCTTCGGGCCTTTGTCATGAGGGAGGACATGCTCTGTACGTCcgtaaatctttaaaaaatattgcatgTGTGGTGTTGGTTTGACTTGGCTTAGCCTGCACAAAGAGCCCGCggagaagaaaggagagaatAAACCTGGGAAATGTCGACAACGAGAGACGTACCTTGTGCACAACTCACAGACGTGTAAAACCTCACAGTCGAGACAAACTTCTATTCATTACCTACAAAGAAGCATCAGTTTGATGTAAGCAGCACATGTATAACAAATGCAATTGTTCAATCCTTTGGAATGGTTGGGCGTTCGTTATCATTAAAGTCGTTAaagtccaaaaagaaaaaaagaaaaataccagtaataagctttttttttctttttttttttttttacatcacttGAGTAGTGTACAGCAAAGAAACAGAAGgaaaattaaataacaacaaccaaataaaaacaaatcaacacagTCAGAAAGAGCTATTTAACTTAGAGCCGCTGCACATGAAATATGCAGAGTGGCTTCAATAAATTCTGTACacaacataagaaaaaaaatacatgtcacACTGTATAAAACTGTACACGTTTATTAAATGTCTGATAATAgctagatttgttttttttgttatcctAAACATCTGTATCATCTTTATGAAGCTACCATTATGGTTTTGGCACACAATTGCAGCAATCATGCTTTTACATTGTGATCAGTCACAAAGATTTGAGCTGAGATGAGTCTCATCACTGATATATTCATGTCATTAATATCAACCtcttaaataatataaatgttagtTCTTTACATACTAGGCAACAATCACTTCTCTCTACtgtattattcttgtttttattttcttttttttttacaatttaaggAGAAAAGATGGACTGGTACACGTGtatcatgttgtttttccacttttccttcgtccttttctctctctcgacAGATGTTGAAACAGTACAATCAGTAAGTTGTTTGAAAAATGCTGAAATAGGATCAAACCCATTCAGATTCGACATCATTCCCAACAGAGTAACTATTTGAACTGAAACAGAAATGTGGAGCTCAGTAGGGAAATATGGTTTAAATAGTTTtggaacataaaataaaaatatatggtttttcttttttttcccccccagaatCTAAAAAGATGTGCAGGACCCTGACAACATGGGGTGAGTTTATAAAAATGCAacccagtgtttttgttttcctgttgttgttacttttgtttgtttgtttacagaaaaAGTCTTTCCTTCTTCATTCAAGTAGGGACAAATAGTTATTTGTGCTAGTCATTAAGCCAATGTAAGCTACACGATggatgcttaaaaaaaagatatgaagGTACAACACAAGTCGAATATTTTCGAGAGGTAtggttcaaaaaaacaacaacaacattttatctgaagcaaaaacagaaataccTAAAATCATCATGACTACATTGCTAACTCACAATGTTG
Coding sequences within:
- the otud7a gene encoding OTU domain-containing protein 7A, with product MTLDMDAVLSDFVRSTGAEPGLARDLLEGKNWDLSAALNDYEELRQVHTANLPQVFNEGRYFKQPETRDTPTHVSRNDRPCAQKQEDNAQEKRLSRGISHASSAIVSLARLQVANECTSEQFPLEMPIYTFQLPDLSVYSEDFRSFIERDLIEQSTMMALEQAGRLNWWSTMCTSCKKLLPLATTGDGNCLLHAASLGMWGFHDRDLMLRKSLYTMMKSGAERDALKRRWRWQQTQQNKESGLVYTEEEWEREWNELLKLASSEPRTHLSKNGNTSGGVDNSEDPVYESLEEFHVFVLAHVLRRPIVVVADTMLRDSGGEAFAPIPFGGLYLPLEVPPSRCHCSPLVLAYDQAHFSALVSMEQRDQQREQAVIPLTDSEHKLLALHFAVDPGRDWEWGRDDNDNTKLANLILSLEAKLNLLHNYMNVTWIRIPSETRAPLAQPESPTASAGEDVQSLAESMDSDRESVGSNSNVNTGKPSKENKDKDKQRKDKDKSRADSVANKLGSFSKTLGIKLKKNMGGLGGLVHGKMNKSNSGSGRSGENGGEKVKKNKTVKGSKEESGQSTSSTSSEKATSPSPTDRDRPSSSSPTERQDSAGRVSGDKTMENWKYSTDVKLSLNILRAAMQGERKFIFAGLLLTSHRHQFHEEMISYYLTNAQERFSQEQEQKRKEAEKKPPANNEVAAKKPEHESVFQRERSDSSPPESCSPVLPHHTHSYSYNSQPPLGPKMQGRNSPTPAATLISVPVPPLTPPTASHHVPHPAPAPAPYSSPSIGAKRLGPVPVSAHYSHTPPIQRHSVIHIQDVNMQSSIFQADPYKPVVGTLKTCATYPQQNRTLSSQSYSPARLSGVRTVNTMETLSYNMPGEHKSHTYTNGFDAGDIQDCLEFADEDNSSHTWLNQDKTKGRSSGSPLYCFQQRRCKRENCSFYGRAETDNYCSYCYREELKRRERESKVQRPA